The Stygiolobus azoricus genome window below encodes:
- a CDS encoding DNA-directed RNA polymerase subunit K, with protein sequence MTISKINEIFQESWKGKLTKYEIARIISARALQLAMGAQPLIDMSNLPFDDVISIADDELKRGVLPITIRRVYPNGKVELVSIRKIE encoded by the coding sequence ATGACAATTAGTAAAATTAATGAGATTTTTCAGGAGAGTTGGAAAGGTAAACTAACAAAATACGAGATAGCACGAATTATCAGCGCAAGAGCTTTGCAGCTTGCAATGGGTGCTCAACCTCTCATTGATATGTCTAATTTGCCTTTTGATGACGTTATAAGCATAGCAGATGACGAATTGAAAAGAGGGGTTTTACCTATTACTATAAGACGTGTATATCCTAATGGTAAAGTAGAGTTAGTGTCTATAAGAAAGATCGAATAA